One genomic window of Macrobrachium rosenbergii isolate ZJJX-2024 chromosome 51, ASM4041242v1, whole genome shotgun sequence includes the following:
- the LOC136833441 gene encoding legumain-like has translation MKFAAALMLMLPLIASGRVPLAKTEEEGEIWAVLVAGTEEWDEYRFEADICHAYQILSANGIPDDHIVVMMFDNIADNMVNPFPGKIFNSPTGDDVYAGVPKDYTGLQVNPENFFKVLRGDAEGLKGIGSGKVINSGPNDRIFISIEGFGDTGIFYFPRDLMRANDFANLVMELKQNNIFKEMMVYMGSSCSGSMFQDLFPDDIGFYALSAADLVETTYAAYCFDAPIYNCLGDIFGVSWMEDVDAKDPNTELLKENFEVAKERTYLSTVMQWGQKAIENEPVAAFMGSKGSYTSPPKNYSVEERKASVVPSRDVPLVNLQKRLRDAITLEEKARLSSEITALKNKRSMVKHVTEKIVLRVAGDEKLAQELMTRKQEKITAWDCYKDAVDAFHDNCLRLGKTTFATNVVPTLLNLCESGYNSDVIVQATKIVCVFPAIHNDH, from the exons ATGAAGTTTGCAGCAGCGCTGATGCTGATGCTGCCCCTCATTGCCTCTGGCCGAGTGCCTCTGGCCAAGACTGAGGAAGAGGGCGAAATCTGGGCTGTTCTGGTTGCCGGAACTGAAGAATGGGATGAATACCGCTTTGAG GCCGACATTTGCCACGCATATCAGATCTTGAGTGCAAATGGCATCCCTGATGACCACATCGTTGTGATGATGTTCGATAACATCGCTGATAACATGGT CAATCCCTTCCCTGGCAAGATTTTCAATAGTCCTACCGGGGATGACGTGTACGCCGGAGTCCCTAAGGATTACACCGGTTTACAAGTAAACCCTGAGAACTTCTTCAAGGTCCTCAGGGGTGATGCCGAGGGCCTTAAAGGTATTGGCTCCGGAAAGGTTATCAACAGTGGCCCCAATGACAGGATCTTCATAAGCATAGAGGGCTTTGGAGACACTGGTATCTTCTACTTCCCCAGAGACCTCATGAGGGCCAATGACTTTGCCAACCTTGTTATGGAGCTGAAACAAAATAACATATTCAAAGAG ATGATGGTATACATGGGTTCCTCCTGCTCCGGTTCCATGTTCCAAGACCTCTTCCCTGATGACATTGGAT TTTATGCTCTTTCCGCTGCTGACCTTGTGGAGACCACCTATGCAGCTTACTGCTTTGACGCTCCAATATACAACTGCTTGGGTGACATCTTCGGTGTCAGCTGGATGGAGGACGTTGACGCC AAAGATCCTAACACTGAACTTCTTAAGGAAAACTTTGAGGTAGCAAAAGAACGGACTTACTTATCTACAGTCATGCAGTGGGGACAGAAAGCTATTGAGAATGAGCCAGTTGCTGCTTTCATGGGTAGCAAGGGGTCctacacctccccacctaaaaattATTCAGTTGAAGAACGCAAA GCTTCTGTTGTGCCAAGCCGAGATGTACCTTTGGTCAATTTGCAAAAGCGGTTGCGGGACGCCATAACCCTGGAGGAGAAGGCCCGACTGAGCAGCGAAATTACAGCTCTTAAAAAT aaacgaTCTATGGTCAAGCACGTAACGGAAAAGATCGTCCTGAGGGTCGCCGGAGACGAGAAACTGGCGCAAGAACTCATGACAAGAAAGCAAGAGAAGATCACCGCCTGGGACTGTTACAAAGATGCCGTCGATGCCTTCCACGACAACTGCCTCAGACTAGGAAAG acaACTTTCGCCACGAACGTCGTCCCAACGCTGCTCAACCTGTGTGAATCGGGATACAACTCGGACGTCATCGTCCAGGCAACCAAGATCGTCTGCGTCTTTCCAGCCATCCACAATGATCACTAA